The following coding sequences lie in one Aspergillus puulaauensis MK2 DNA, chromosome 3, nearly complete sequence genomic window:
- a CDS encoding putative phosphoinositide-specific phospholipase C (COG:T;~EggNog:ENOG410PKMA;~InterPro:IPR000909,IPR001192,IPR017946,IPR035892, IPR000008,IPR001711;~PFAM:PF00387,PF00388;~go_function: GO:0004435 - phosphatidylinositol phospholipase C activity [Evidence IEA];~go_function: GO:0008081 - phosphoric diester hydrolase activity [Evidence IEA];~go_process: GO:0006629 - lipid metabolic process [Evidence IEA];~go_process: GO:0007165 - signal transduction [Evidence IEA];~go_process: GO:0035556 - intracellular signal transduction [Evidence IEA]), which produces MANVNELAERTGQIAIDPSSQSPAMKPLTALSPSFQTHLNQIYKSLTDSKSTNFTKDIQRDEQEAGTPESDPLSSLDAFRAYMASPPASALRPARQPDITAPITDYFISSSHNTYLTGNQLSSDAAADAYTNALLSGCRCVEIDVWDGEPESESDDDSSSSSSDDENVKDKPKLPKRKKVKSKIGDFISRKVSSHENHGEDGKVAGAANVGPLRLEPKVLHGHTLTKGTTFREVCYAIRDSAFVVSDLPVIVSLEVHASLEQQAIMVEIMEDAFKGLLIEITPEMEAFTTPPPLQELKRKILVKVKWVPATPEDQEDVDDRTDDLEQLEPTNSAASTQSASQAPSKPAKILHSLSKHAVFTKGFSFKQFTQPEAKVPGHVFSLSERAARQADEKYGNAFFEHNRNNFMRIYPYGLRVNSSNLDPTFFWRRGAQIVALNWQNRDKGMMLNQGMFAGEEGWILKPQGYRSTEPESAPITRRTIDLSIEFLAGQDLALPPGHTSEKGFHPYVSCYLHVETPDDAPTPTGENSTDSEKTSYKREIKYANGCNPDFGSQKLEFPTLTGVVEELAFVRFKVKDDEIGRDSLASWACIRLTRLQEGYRVLRLYKTDGSETGGYILVRIMKTVS; this is translated from the exons ATGGCCAATGTCAATGAGCTCGCCGAGCGTACCGGCCAAATCGCAATAGACCCTTCGTCTCAATCGCCAGCAATGAAGCCGCTGACCGCTCTTTCGCCGTCGTTCCAAACCCATCTCAACCAGATATACAAATCGTTGACCGACTCTAAGAGTaccaacttcaccaaggaTATTCAGCGTGATGAGCAGGAGGCAGGAACTCCTGAGTCGGATCCGCTCAGCTCCCTGGATGCGTTTCGTGCATACATGGCAAGTCCTCCAGCGTCTGCGTTGCGACCCGCTAGGCAGCCAGATATCACTGCGCCGATCACCGACTATTTCATCTCTTCGAGCCACAACACGTACCTGACTGGGAACCAACTGTCTAGTGATGCGGCAGCGGATGCTTATACAAAC GCCCTTCTCAGCGGGTGCAGATGTGTCGAAATTGATGTTTGGGATGGAGAGCCCGAGTCTGAGAGCGATGATGACTCAAGCAGCTCAAGCTCCGATGACGAAAATGTTAAAGACAAGCCGAAGCTACCAAAACGGAAGAAAGTTAAATCTAAAATAGGTGATTTCATCAGCCGGAAAGTGTCATCCCACGAGAACCATGGCGAGGATGGTAAAGTCGCTGGTGCTGCGAATGTTGGACCACTACGGCTGGAACCTAAAGTGCTCCATGGCCACACCCTCACGAAGGGAACAACGTTCCGAGAGGTGTGCTATGCGATCCGTGATAGTGCTTTTGTCGTAAGTGATCTGCCAGTAATTGTGAGCCTGGAGGTGCATGCCTCCCTCGAGCAACAAGCGATCATGGTAGAGATCATGGAAGATGCTTTTAAAGGATTGTTGATTGAGATCACCCCGGAAATGGAGGCATTCACAACTCCGCCGCCACTTCAAGAGCTGAAGCGAAAGATTCTAGTGAAGGTCAAATGGGTTCCCGCTACCCCTGAGGACCAGGAAGATGTGGATGATCGTACGGATGACCTAGAGCAACTGGAACCTACCAATTCGGCAGCGTCTACCCAGTCTGCTTCACAGGCTCCGTCAAAGCCGGCAAAAATCCTGCATTCTCTTAGCAAACATGCAGTTTTTACCAAAGGTTTCAGCTTTAAGCAGTTCACCCAACCCG AGGCCAAAGTACCTGGCCACGTATTCTCCCTCTCTGAGCGAGCGGCCCGACAAGCAGATGAAAAGTACGGCAATGCTTTCTTCGAACACAACCGGAACAACTTTATGCGCATCTATCCTTATGGTCTCCGCGTCAACTCTTCCAATCTAGACCCCACTTTCTTCTGGCGTCGTGGTGCACAGATTGTAGCCCTTAACTGGCAAAACAGAGACAAGGGCATGATGCTTAACCAGGGGATGTTCGCAGGCGAGGAGGGCTGGATCCTCAAACCCCAGGGCTACCGGAGCACGGAACCAGAGTCCGCTCCAATTACCCGCCGGACAATCGACCTCTCAATTGAATTCCTAGCAGGCCAGGACCTTGCACTACCCCCAGGTCACACGAGTGAGAAAGGATTCCATCCCTACGTATCTTGCTATTTGCATGTAGAGACCCCAGACGATGCGCCCACGCCCACCGGAGAGAACAGCACAGATTCCGAGAAAACTAGTTACAAGCGTGAGATCAAGTATGCAAACGGATGCAATCCGGATTTTGGATCCCAGAAACTCGAATTCCCGACTCTAActggggttgttgaagagctggCCTTCGTTAG ATTCAAAGTCAAGGACGATGAAATTGGCCGTGATTCATTGGCATCCTGGGCGTGTATTCGACTGACCCGGTTGCAAGAAGGCTACCGGGTGCTTCGTCTCTATAAGACTGATGGATCAGAAACTGGCGGCTATATTCTGGTCCGGATCATGAAGACCGTCTCATGA
- a CDS encoding uncharacterized protein (COG:O;~EggNog:ENOG410Q1WH;~InterPro:IPR036249,IPR004045,IPR036282;~PFAM:PF13410,PF13417;~go_function: GO:0005515 - protein binding [Evidence IEA];~go_process: GO:0006749 - glutathione metabolic process [Evidence IEA]), with product MAEQTPVHFFDILSSLPGPSKAWSPNTIKTRMALNYKGVPYTQTYVSYPDIAPLLRGLGVPPHPEGAPHIPYTLPAIWHPSYGALMDSLPVAAQIEKQYPERPLFPSGNVSYALAVAVDKIMRGAAFSAYTFILPAIADILDPRGREYYRTTRSAKLNKPFDEIRPTDQAVIQNMKNKMKEEMTPIVQMLKGGSGKTGPFFEGDQPSYADFIVEAFLIWFKYADETIWQELIALGDGEIKRLWDACYPWVEGQGENKEWEIPK from the exons ATGGCAGAACAAACCCCAGTGCACTTTTTTGACATCCTGTCGTCCCTACCTG GTCCGTCCAAAGCGTGGTCTCCTAACACAATCAAAACTCGCATGGCTTTGAACTATAAAGGAGTGCCCTACACGCAAACCTACGTCTCCTACCCAGACATCGCTCCTCTTCTCCGTGGCCTGGGTGTTCCGCCTCATCCAGAGGGAGCCCCACATATTCCATACACCCTCCCAGCTATCTGGCACCCCTCCTACGGAGCTTTGATGGACTCTCTCCCAGTCGCCGCCCAGATTGAAAAGCAATACCCGGAGCGACCTCTTTTCCCGTCGGGTAACGTTAGCTATGCGCTTGCGGTCGCGGTCGACAAGATCATGCGAGGTGCTGCATTCTCGGCGTATACATTCATACTTCCGGCTATCGCGGACATTCTCGACCCGCGGGGCAGAGAGTACTATAGGACAACCCGATCGGCAAAACTGAACAAACCTTTCGATGAAATTCGACCCACTGATCAGGCGGTGATCCAGAACATGAAGAAtaagatgaaggaggagatgacaCCTATAGTGCAGATGCTGAAAGGCGGAAGTGGAAAGACCGGTCCGTTTTTCGAGGGTGATCAGCCAAGTTACGCAGATTTTATAGTGGAGGCGTTTTTGATTTGGTTCAAGTATGCGGATGAAACGATCTGGCAGGAGCTGATTGCCCTAGGAGACGGCGAGATCAAAAGATTGTGGGATGCTTGCTA